One window from the genome of Drosophila albomicans strain 15112-1751.03 chromosome 2L, ASM965048v2, whole genome shotgun sequence encodes:
- the LOC127565066 gene encoding uncharacterized protein LOC127565066: protein MSLFNCSDHPIKFFLLPTLILGNDTLKKLDSVIDVKNDILVIKAPLLQNRKPHCKAINNQHIPSHQEIVTGTILLNSFNGNTKIDKEEMELEGTYLIQFQNSTVYINEDKYESIEAKYAEATPPLLQLMAEKMLTEEVLSLQMLKKSTSITLGNWIR from the exons TTTATTCAATTGTTCTGATCACCCAATTAAATTCTTCTTATTACCCACTCTTATCTTGGGTAATGATACACTAAAAAAACTGGATTCGGTGATCGACGTAAAGAATGATATTCTTGTTATAAAAG CACCGCTACTTCAGAACAGAAAACCACACTGCAAAGCCATTAACAATCAACACATCCCAAGTCATCAGGAGATAGTGACCGGCACCATCCTTCTCAACAGCTTTAACGGCAACACTAAAATCGACAAAGAAGAAATGGAGCTAGAAGGAACTTATCTAATACAGTTCCAAAACTCTACAGTCTACATCAACGAAGACAAGTACGAGTCAATAGAAGCAAAATACGCAGAAGCAACCCCCCCACTTTTGCAATTAATGGCCGAAAAGATGTTAACAGAAGAGGTTCTTTCGCTACAAATGCTGAAAAAATCAACATCAATAACACTCGGAAACTGGATACGCTAA